In Rhodopirellula bahusiensis, the following proteins share a genomic window:
- a CDS encoding DUF4304 domain-containing protein has product MNDVLRDRVVPVLRQRGFRGSMPHFRCVVDDTLRLLTFQFRSSGGSFVVELGHCASGDFTTSYGAVIPQSKMNVTYLSPRSRFRLGATDPLDDHWFDFAGRDNGCDLSATEVLAFLDSDGDRLWSA; this is encoded by the coding sequence ATGAACGACGTGCTGCGTGACCGCGTTGTTCCTGTTTTGCGTCAACGTGGCTTCCGTGGCTCGATGCCCCACTTCCGATGCGTTGTGGACGACACCCTGCGTTTGCTCACCTTCCAATTCCGCTCGTCCGGCGGATCGTTTGTCGTCGAACTTGGCCACTGTGCATCTGGCGATTTCACGACCTCTTACGGTGCGGTTATCCCGCAGTCCAAAATGAACGTCACCTACCTCAGCCCACGATCCCGATTTCGTCTTGGGGCGACTGACCCGCTGGACGATCACTGGTTCGATTTTGCTGGCCGCGACAATGGTTGCGACCTGTCGGCTACCGAGGTGCTTGCGTTTCTTGATTCAGACGGAGACCGGCTCTGGAGCGCCTAG